AAAAGCAGATGACCGCCTATCCCGAGCTGACCGGCCGGCGTTATGAGGGCGCACTCGACCGCGTGCTGGAGGCGGTGCGCAAGGTCGCCAAGCTGCGCGGCTTCACCATCATCCGGACCACCGGCGATACCGAGCCCGACCGCGACCCCGAGGACCGGCCGGCCAAGCCTGAGCCGAGCGATGATGCTGCCGTCGCCGATGCGCCCGATATCGTGCCCGTGCCGACGCCGCGCCCCTATGACGACGATGTCGCCAAGCTGATCCGCGGCGCCAACGGCGTGACGCTGCAGGCAACCAACCGCACGCTGATCCTCGGCCTGCGCTTCGATATCCTCATCCGGCTGCGCGAAGAGGCCGAAACCACCTTCGTCGACATCCGCGTCGCCTCCCGCTACGGCCAACACGACCTCGGCTTCAGCGCCGACATCGCCGGCGATTATCTGAAGGCGCTGGATTCCGAATTGCTGGGGATTGCGGGTGGGTGAGCCGCGGTGCCGCCAGAGGCGGCAGCAATCGATCCAGCGAATCGATTGCAGCGGCGAACGCCCTGTGCCCAAAGCGAAGGGCCGGGATAGGGTGCGGCAGGCTCGACAACCTTATGCCGCACCAAAGGAGGAGAGCTGTGATGGGAAGCAAGGCCGATTTTCTGAGTGTGCCTGACCAGGACACTCTTGATACTTCAGGTTTTGTGAAAACGCTCTCAGGCGAGATTTATCTCAAATTTGTCAGCGGCTGCCGCTTTATGGAGTTTCCCATAGGGAAGCTCTTCTCTCTTCATGTTCCGGATGACTTTCTTGAGTTTGATCGGGTTGTGAAATGTGCACTGCAGATTCAGCCCGATGTTAAAAATTCAGTCATCCATACATTTGCCGTTCGAAAGCGGGGAGGGGTGAGTGTAGCTGCAGAGAAAAGGCCGGATGATCTTTACATATATGTTCCTGAGAAATGTGAGGTCGATGTTCAGTTATTGAGCAGTTTGACAATCTCAATTCTCTCGATGGAATACACGACCGAGCCCCATCCATTGAACAAGCTCTATGTTAGTTGACCGGTGGATGGGGCCTCTTACGTCTCCAGACGCAGCCACCCTCTATTACGCCACCACCCGTCAGCCCCCCTCTGCCCTGCCGGGCATCTCCCCCACAGGTGGGGAGATTGGCAAGTGGCGAAAACTTCCCGTCCCTCCGCCGTTTCGCCGGGCTGTGACACCGGTTGTTTGGGGAAGCCAGCGAGCCCAGCCAATCTCCCCACCTGTGGGGGAGATGCCCGGCAGGGCAGAGGGGGGCTCACACGGCACGCCGGCTCAGGTGAGGAAGAACCACCCCCTCACGCCACCACCAACCACCCCGTATACCGCACCACCAGCCCCGTCAGCCGCCCGCCGATCTCCACATAGAAGTGGAACCGCCCCTCACGCTCCTCCTCATAAGTCTCGCCGCCCGGCGCCAGGAACAGCGGCAGCGGAACCCTTAAAAACCGCCAGCCGCGCACCACCAGCCGTAACTTATTCTCCTCCGGCACCAGCGCCACCAGCACCCGGAACGGCCCGAAGACTTCGGCGAGCAGGTGCCGGTCGCGGCCCTTGCCCTCGAGCTGCAGGCTGCGGAA
This Rhizobium sp. NZLR1 DNA region includes the following protein-coding sequences:
- a CDS encoding DUF1499 domain-containing protein; the encoded protein is MAIRFDRPVSNAARFSRLLGAFSLVLALAVLVAHRFGGLATPYLVLLLIAAAGGALLAALLAVVGLRSLWMTGAEGGLAALAALIYAAFPLALGAFATEHYLTLPDIYDVSTDPVSVPDWLSPPKADQIWLKRNPVMPEDREKQMTAYPELTGRRYEGALDRVLEAVRKVAKLRGFTIIRTTGDTEPDRDPEDRPAKPEPSDDAAVADAPDIVPVPTPRPYDDDVAKLIRGANGVTLQATNRTLILGLRFDILIRLREEAETTFVDIRVASRYGQHDLGFSADIAGDYLKALDSELLGIAGG